A genomic stretch from Flavobacterium humidisoli includes:
- a CDS encoding glycoside hydrolase family 30 protein — protein sequence MKKNSLKILCLLFSVAAFAQQPKTKKEFTTSGKKITVYTTAENSKLRLTTTDNLTFSNAKQPLETETSVFVQPAKKFQTFMGIGGAITDASAEIFAKLSKEKQAEFLDAYYDQQKGIGYSLLRTTIQSSDFSSGSYSYIEEGDKDLKTFSIDHDKQYRIPLIKQAIQKAGGKLTTYAAPWSPNAFMKSNKNVLKGGTLLPEYYQTWANFYVKFIKAYEKEGIPIWGTSTQNEPMAVQTWESCIYTAEAERDFIKNYLGPTLKKENLGSKKIIVWDHNRDLMNYRANVIYSDPEASKYVWGMGFHWYETWSGGAPMFDNVGKVNEAYPDKKLMFTEGCIEKFDASKYQFWGNAERYGINMIHDFNNGTVAWTDWNILLDQNGGPNHVGNFCFAPIHADTTTGELIYTPSYYYIGHFSKFIRLDAVRVSTAVSKSALLSTSFLNADGTMATIVMNQSANDLTYNLIIGDKKAEVKIPPHAIQTLVY from the coding sequence ATGAAAAAAAATAGTTTAAAAATTTTATGCCTTTTGTTTTCTGTTGCAGCATTTGCACAACAGCCAAAAACAAAAAAAGAGTTTACAACCAGCGGCAAAAAGATAACCGTTTATACTACCGCAGAAAACTCTAAGTTACGATTAACCACCACAGATAACTTGACTTTTTCTAACGCAAAGCAACCATTAGAAACAGAGACCTCTGTTTTTGTACAGCCAGCTAAAAAATTTCAGACTTTTATGGGAATCGGAGGTGCTATTACAGATGCTAGTGCCGAAATATTTGCTAAACTTTCAAAAGAAAAACAGGCAGAATTCTTAGATGCTTACTACGATCAGCAAAAAGGTATTGGCTATTCTTTGCTAAGAACAACAATTCAAAGTTCTGATTTTAGCAGTGGAAGCTATTCTTATATCGAAGAAGGAGATAAAGATCTGAAGACTTTTTCTATTGATCATGACAAGCAATATCGTATTCCTTTAATCAAACAAGCCATTCAAAAAGCGGGAGGAAAATTGACAACATACGCTGCACCTTGGTCTCCAAATGCTTTTATGAAAAGCAATAAAAATGTATTGAAAGGCGGTACTTTACTTCCTGAATACTATCAGACTTGGGCAAACTTTTATGTAAAATTTATTAAAGCTTATGAAAAAGAAGGTATTCCGATTTGGGGAACTTCTACACAAAATGAGCCAATGGCGGTGCAGACTTGGGAATCTTGTATTTACACAGCTGAAGCTGAAAGAGACTTTATCAAAAATTACCTTGGGCCAACTTTGAAGAAAGAGAATCTTGGCAGTAAAAAAATCATTGTTTGGGATCATAACCGCGATTTAATGAATTATCGTGCCAACGTAATTTATTCTGATCCTGAAGCATCAAAATATGTTTGGGGAATGGGATTTCACTGGTACGAAACTTGGTCGGGCGGTGCGCCGATGTTTGATAATGTTGGGAAAGTAAATGAAGCTTATCCGGATAAAAAATTGATGTTTACAGAAGGATGCATTGAAAAATTTGATGCATCGAAATATCAATTTTGGGGCAATGCAGAACGTTACGGAATTAATATGATTCATGACTTTAATAACGGGACAGTTGCTTGGACAGACTGGAATATTCTTTTGGATCAAAATGGAGGGCCTAATCATGTTGGTAACTTCTGTTTTGCACCAATCCACGCCGATACTACAACAGGAGAATTAATCTACACACCATCTTATTATTACATTGGACACTTTTCAAAGTTCATACGCCTAGATGCTGTGCGAGTAAGTACTGCAGTAAGCAAAAGCGCTTTATTGAGTACCTCTTTTTTAAATGCTGACGGAACCATGGCAACTATTGTCATGAACCAATCAGCAAATGACCTTACCTACAATTTAATTATTGGAGATAAAAAGGCAGAAGTAAAAATTCCGCCACACGCTATACAAACACTTGTTTATTAA
- a CDS encoding SusC/RagA family TonB-linked outer membrane protein, which translates to MKLTKLFIFCVSSLLFSVVALAQDVTINGIINDESGLPVPGATVLVKGTNKATASDFDGKFQISAPSNGTLTISFVGFETVNEAIGGKTKLTIVLKAVSQSLNEVVVIGYGTQKKALITGASTNLKGETLKELNTGSAMEALQGIAPGISITRNSGAPGAGTKVVIRGIGTIGSSNPLYIVDGVAVGDIDYLSPSDIESIDVLKDAASAAIYGSRAANGVVLVTTVKGRKGRPAKISYDTYFGIQNIYKNLDPLNAQEYMYIMDEGRVNDGLAPNDWKTMLTTNDWLERNYPGAGTQLGEEIWNKLQNGWTGTNWINEMSKKNAPVVNHSINITGGTEDITYSFGVSYFDQDGILGGNIVDAGFKRLTARMNTQMVLKKNDSHNIITIGENLTYTNIQKRDVSNGNIYGNDLHNALTQNPLQPAYWQTAIDRNINEYGFTPTLDGLNTNQTNPLAVMYYRSNYNYPKDHKIIGNVFVEIEPVSNLRFKSVYGIDSWFGYNRTMNPTYHLGVLYNDAIDGATQSQYFGANSTWTNTVAYQKQIGNHNINAVIGTELWQRIVENNVYGSRNGLLFPNDPKYAYLDNTKSPGTVADINTTGFDKAAGGGAIMSYFARAQYDYKEKYLLSAVIRRDGSSNFGDGNKYGNFPSVSAGWVVTKEDFMANTSKYLNFLKLRASWGQNGNQYTDYAFYYSSSIKYAFPGYFFGDTKPVSGQTAYPSTVPNPDVSWETSEQLDFGFDSSFFDSRLGITFDWYKKTTKDWLVKAQYPGTAGADDPYINGGDIENKGYELSVSWKDKIGGFKYGATVSGAFNKNRVTRIANGNGIINGLSHVLSQGTSEISRAQVGYAIGSFYGFKTAGILQNQQEVEAYVGPTGQPYFNDQRPGDVRFVDLNNDGVIDEKDKTMLGDPNPDFQLGIQLNFEYKNVYLNTTMAGKYGMQVMQSYRSFADSPKQNYTSDVFDRWHGEGTSNKMPRLSSVSNRNTNYISDIYMHNADYLRINNLTVGYNFNEILKDFKFISNLKFYVAVNNLYTFTKYDGMDPEVRWGGDNTNYSWASGVDLGLYPQSRTVMFGLSADF; encoded by the coding sequence ATGAAATTGACAAAATTATTTATTTTTTGTGTTTCGTCTTTACTGTTTTCTGTTGTCGCATTAGCTCAGGATGTGACAATAAATGGAATCATTAATGATGAAAGTGGATTACCCGTCCCAGGTGCGACGGTTTTAGTAAAGGGGACCAATAAAGCAACTGCATCTGACTTTGATGGGAAATTTCAGATTAGTGCTCCCTCTAACGGAACTTTGACTATTAGTTTCGTTGGTTTTGAAACTGTAAATGAAGCAATAGGAGGAAAAACCAAACTTACTATTGTTCTTAAAGCAGTATCTCAAAGTTTAAATGAAGTTGTGGTTATCGGATACGGTACACAAAAGAAAGCTTTGATTACTGGTGCTTCTACAAACTTAAAAGGAGAAACACTAAAGGAATTGAATACAGGATCGGCTATGGAAGCTCTTCAAGGTATTGCGCCAGGTATTAGCATTACTAGAAATAGTGGGGCACCAGGGGCTGGTACTAAAGTTGTTATCCGTGGTATTGGTACAATTGGGTCTTCAAATCCGTTGTATATCGTAGATGGAGTTGCTGTTGGAGATATTGATTATCTAAGTCCTTCAGATATCGAATCTATAGATGTTCTTAAAGACGCGGCTTCTGCGGCAATCTATGGTTCTAGAGCAGCAAATGGAGTTGTTTTGGTAACTACAGTTAAAGGACGTAAAGGAAGACCTGCTAAAATTTCTTATGACACTTATTTTGGAATTCAGAACATCTACAAAAATCTGGATCCTTTAAATGCACAAGAATACATGTACATCATGGATGAAGGAAGAGTAAATGATGGTCTTGCTCCAAATGACTGGAAAACAATGTTAACTACTAACGATTGGTTAGAGAGAAATTATCCTGGAGCTGGAACACAGCTTGGAGAAGAGATCTGGAATAAACTGCAAAATGGTTGGACAGGAACTAATTGGATTAATGAAATGTCTAAAAAGAATGCTCCTGTAGTGAACCATTCGATTAATATTACTGGAGGAACTGAAGATATTACGTATTCATTTGGGGTTTCCTATTTTGATCAAGATGGTATACTAGGTGGGAATATCGTAGATGCGGGATTTAAAAGATTAACCGCAAGGATGAATACGCAAATGGTTCTGAAAAAAAATGATAGCCATAACATTATTACTATTGGAGAGAATTTAACTTATACCAATATTCAAAAGAGAGATGTTTCAAATGGTAACATTTATGGGAACGATTTGCATAATGCTCTTACACAAAACCCGTTACAGCCTGCTTACTGGCAGACAGCGATTGATAGAAATATCAACGAATACGGATTTACTCCTACATTGGATGGGTTAAATACAAATCAAACCAATCCTTTAGCGGTAATGTATTACAGAAGTAATTACAATTATCCAAAAGATCATAAAATTATTGGAAATGTATTTGTAGAGATTGAGCCAGTTTCTAACCTGAGATTTAAATCAGTTTATGGTATAGATTCATGGTTTGGATACAATAGAACAATGAACCCAACCTATCATTTGGGCGTACTTTACAATGATGCTATCGATGGCGCAACACAATCTCAGTATTTTGGTGCTAACTCAACATGGACTAATACAGTGGCGTATCAGAAACAAATTGGTAATCATAATATTAACGCAGTAATTGGTACAGAGTTATGGCAAAGAATTGTTGAAAATAATGTTTATGGTTCAAGAAACGGTTTATTGTTTCCTAATGATCCAAAATATGCTTATTTAGACAACACTAAGAGCCCGGGAACTGTTGCAGATATTAATACAACAGGTTTTGATAAAGCAGCAGGAGGTGGTGCTATTATGTCTTATTTTGCACGTGCTCAGTACGATTATAAAGAGAAATATCTTCTTTCTGCTGTTATACGTCGTGACGGATCTTCAAATTTTGGCGATGGTAATAAGTATGGTAATTTTCCTTCAGTATCTGCAGGATGGGTGGTTACAAAAGAAGATTTTATGGCCAATACTTCAAAATATCTTAATTTCTTGAAGTTAAGAGCAAGCTGGGGGCAAAACGGTAATCAATATACTGATTATGCTTTCTATTACTCATCAAGTATTAAATATGCTTTCCCTGGTTACTTCTTTGGAGACACAAAACCAGTTTCTGGACAGACTGCATATCCTTCAACAGTGCCAAATCCAGATGTTAGCTGGGAAACGTCAGAACAGTTAGATTTCGGATTTGATTCCAGTTTTTTCGATTCAAGATTAGGTATAACATTTGACTGGTACAAGAAAACAACAAAAGACTGGTTGGTTAAAGCACAATATCCTGGAACTGCTGGTGCTGATGATCCTTATATTAATGGAGGAGATATTGAAAATAAAGGTTATGAGCTTTCTGTTAGTTGGAAAGATAAAATAGGTGGTTTTAAATATGGTGCTACTGTAAGTGGGGCTTTTAATAAAAATAGAGTTACAAGAATTGCAAACGGTAATGGTATAATTAACGGTTTATCGCACGTATTATCTCAAGGAACTTCAGAGATTTCAAGAGCACAAGTAGGTTACGCGATCGGTTCTTTCTATGGATTTAAAACAGCAGGAATTTTGCAAAACCAACAAGAGGTTGAGGCTTATGTAGGTCCTACAGGCCAGCCATATTTTAATGATCAGCGTCCTGGTGATGTTCGTTTTGTCGACCTAAATAATGATGGTGTTATAGATGAAAAGGATAAAACAATGTTAGGAGATCCAAACCCTGATTTCCAATTAGGTATTCAGTTAAACTTTGAATATAAAAATGTTTATTTAAACACGACAATGGCAGGGAAATACGGAATGCAGGTAATGCAATCTTACAGATCGTTTGCTGATAGTCCAAAACAAAATTATACTTCAGATGTTTTTGATCGTTGGCACGGAGAAGGAACTTCAAACAAAATGCCACGTTTAAGTTCTGTGTCAAACAGAAACACAAATTATATTTCTGATATATACATGCACAATGCTGATTATTTGAGAATTAATAATTTAACTGTAGGTTATAACTTTAATGAAATACTGAAAGATTTTAAATTTATCTCGAATCTTAAATTTTATGTTGCTGTAAATAACTTATACACATTTACAAAATATGATGGTATGGATCCAGAGGTTCGCTGGGGAGGAGATAATACAAACTATTCATGGGCTTCTGGAGTAGATTTAGGTCTATATCCACAATCGAGAACAGTAATGTTTGGATTAAGTGCAGATTTCTAA
- a CDS encoding RagB/SusD family nutrient uptake outer membrane protein — translation MKKLRYIIAISAIFAVSSCDDYLDTENLSEKSLNSFYKSPTDIDEAMAGVYNAIYTANVHSEEQVAANLMDNMMFGGGGPDDKSAKWVDNFEDPAEDTYRDMWKQSYNGISRANAIIEKVPTADFSKYFNTPQEAEDFKKQALGEALFMRAFFYFRLAKFFGGVPLIVTYDADRLVPRATYEETFAQIASDLKLSIETLPSTPFTSIPTSRYGHANKWVAEAYMGRVFLFYTGYMSNIEKKATADLPLVGGGSLTGTQVASYLDDCINNSGHKLASDFRNLWPYSYVNKSAKSDTVLPWAAAEGLSWVGQDGVTPTFGTGNLETMFVQRYSFGNWDWTNGQSYTNRLALFNSLRGNSLAPFGEGWGWCTVNPRLYSG, via the coding sequence ATGAAAAAACTAAGATATATAATAGCAATTTCAGCAATTTTTGCAGTATCGAGCTGTGATGATTATCTGGATACCGAGAACCTTTCAGAAAAGAGTTTAAATAGTTTTTATAAGAGCCCTACTGATATAGACGAAGCAATGGCAGGTGTTTATAATGCCATCTATACAGCAAATGTTCATAGTGAAGAACAAGTTGCTGCCAATTTAATGGATAATATGATGTTTGGCGGTGGAGGTCCTGATGATAAATCTGCAAAGTGGGTAGATAATTTTGAAGATCCTGCTGAAGATACGTATCGCGACATGTGGAAACAATCATACAATGGAATTTCTAGAGCAAATGCCATTATAGAAAAAGTTCCAACAGCAGATTTTTCTAAGTATTTTAATACACCGCAAGAAGCAGAAGATTTTAAAAAACAAGCGCTTGGGGAGGCTTTATTTATGAGAGCTTTCTTTTACTTCAGATTAGCTAAATTCTTTGGAGGGGTTCCATTGATTGTAACATATGATGCTGATAGATTAGTGCCGAGAGCAACGTATGAGGAGACCTTTGCACAAATTGCATCTGACTTGAAATTGTCTATTGAAACCTTGCCTTCTACACCATTTACCAGTATTCCGACTTCTAGATATGGTCACGCAAACAAATGGGTAGCAGAAGCATATATGGGACGTGTATTTTTGTTTTATACTGGATACATGAGCAATATCGAAAAGAAAGCAACCGCAGATTTACCTCTAGTAGGAGGGGGTTCTTTAACAGGAACGCAGGTTGCATCTTATTTAGACGATTGTATCAATAATAGTGGTCATAAGCTAGCATCTGATTTCAGAAACCTTTGGCCATATTCTTATGTAAATAAAAGTGCAAAGAGCGATACCGTACTGCCTTGGGCTGCTGCAGAAGGATTGTCATGGGTTGGTCAAGATGGTGTCACTCCAACATTTGGAACAGGAAATTTAGAGACTATGTTTGTACAAAGATATTCTTTTGGTAACTGGGATTGGACAAATGGTCAGAGCTATACTAATAGACTTGCTCTGTTTAATTCTTTGCGCGGTAACTCACTGGCGCCTTTTGGAGAAGGCTGGGGATGGTGTACTGTAAACCCAAGATTATATAGTGGCTAG
- a CDS encoding RagB/SusD family nutrient uptake outer membrane protein: MKTIKFKYIYVAVAMAVLGSCSEDFVTTNPEGKFDTSTYFSNEQQCYAALVGVYDPLRKNTGGFENLVAMLNAGSDDFYAGGGSSTDGTGIQNFSTHSLSSITIPASYWNDHYQGISRANLLLFKLPAANMNDGVRKRFAAEAKTLRAFYYFNLVRMFKNLALVLEPLTTETIYNPEQVAPEVIYAQIEKDLTEAIADLPNTVVADTEAGRFNKGAAQALLGKVFLFEGKKPQAAAVLAEVNGTPGAANQYGNKLLDKFSDLWVTSNKFNAESLIEVSHSSAGNSDWTFWGQGKDEGNSLNIMVGPRGYSRPKGSDAPDLPAGWAFNVATQKLYDAMQGDPRKDATILDLKALKAAGKADYIPAYQDTGYFLNKYLPRQSDVSTGGGNSELNYKQNSYVIRLADTYLMEAEALGSGPRAQALLDAVRARVGLGSIPVTLDAIKHERRMELAGEGHRFFDLVRWGDAAAALSDRGFDAGTDEILPIPYTELNGTKLKQNPNYQ; this comes from the coding sequence ATGAAAACGATAAAATTTAAATATATATATGTGGCTGTGGCAATGGCTGTTTTAGGGTCTTGCTCTGAAGATTTTGTGACCACTAATCCTGAAGGGAAATTTGATACAAGTACTTATTTTTCTAATGAACAGCAATGTTATGCTGCTTTAGTAGGGGTTTACGATCCATTGAGAAAAAACACAGGTGGTTTCGAAAACTTAGTAGCAATGCTAAATGCTGGTTCTGATGATTTTTATGCTGGTGGAGGTAGTTCAACAGATGGAACTGGGATTCAAAATTTCTCTACACACTCACTTTCTTCAATTACTATTCCAGCAAGTTACTGGAACGATCATTACCAAGGTATTTCTAGAGCAAATCTTTTGTTATTTAAATTGCCTGCGGCTAATATGAATGATGGAGTTAGAAAGAGATTTGCTGCAGAAGCTAAGACATTACGTGCGTTTTACTATTTTAATTTAGTAAGAATGTTCAAAAACCTTGCTTTAGTTTTAGAGCCATTAACTACAGAAACGATCTATAATCCTGAACAAGTTGCACCAGAAGTAATTTATGCTCAAATCGAAAAAGATTTAACTGAAGCTATCGCAGATTTGCCAAATACTGTGGTAGCAGATACTGAAGCAGGAAGGTTTAACAAAGGAGCAGCTCAGGCACTTTTAGGTAAAGTATTTTTATTTGAAGGTAAAAAACCTCAAGCAGCAGCAGTTTTGGCTGAAGTAAATGGTACTCCAGGAGCAGCAAACCAATACGGTAATAAATTATTGGATAAATTTAGTGACCTATGGGTAACATCAAACAAATTTAACGCAGAATCATTAATTGAAGTATCTCACAGTAGTGCAGGTAACTCTGATTGGACATTCTGGGGACAAGGTAAAGATGAAGGAAACTCTTTAAACATCATGGTTGGACCAAGAGGATACTCTAGACCAAAAGGCTCTGATGCACCAGATCTTCCAGCAGGATGGGCTTTCAACGTTGCAACTCAAAAATTATATGATGCAATGCAAGGTGATCCTCGTAAGGATGCTACAATTCTTGACTTAAAAGCATTAAAAGCAGCAGGTAAAGCAGATTATATTCCAGCTTACCAAGATACTGGATATTTCTTGAACAAATATCTTCCAAGACAGTCAGATGTTAGTACTGGTGGAGGTAACTCAGAGTTGAACTACAAACAAAACTCTTATGTAATCAGACTTGCAGATACTTACTTAATGGAAGCAGAAGCTTTAGGTTCTGGTCCAAGAGCACAAGCTTTACTTGATGCAGTTAGAGCTAGAGTTGGACTGGGTTCTATTCCTGTAACATTAGATGCTATCAAACATGAAAGAAGAATGGAATTAGCAGGTGAAGGACATAGATTCTTTGATTTAGTAAGATGGGGGGATGCAGCAGCAGCTTTATCTGATAGAGGTTTCGATGCTGGAACAGATGAGATTTTGCCAATTCCGTACACAGAGCTTAATGGTACTAAATTGAAACAAAATCCTAATTACCAATAG
- a CDS encoding SusC/RagA family TonB-linked outer membrane protein: MKLTKLLVFCISSLLFSVIAVAQDVTVNGMIKDETGMPVPGATILLKGTTKSTASDFDGKFQMQVPSNGSLTITFIGYATVTEAVNGRTKITVQLKPESQSLNEVVVVGYGTQKKSVVTGAISSVKAADLEKVPNGRVEQSLQGRVAGVSVAATSGSPGAASKVRVRGITTFREGGNDPLWVVDGIAVDAGAVGFINQSDIESIEVLKDAASAAIYGTRAATGVILVTTKKGKSGKISVNYNGFAGISAPAKRLDMLNATQYATIMNEKSINDGGAIKYANPAAFGKGTDWQDAIFNDSAFRYTHELSISGGGEKSTFYASFGIQDQQGIVVTDISNYTKKNFRLNSTHKISNYFTFGQTFGYTHQKTKGIGNVNNEFGGPLSSAINLDPLTPLVVTDPAVANSGYYTNPNVVRDANGNPYGISSLVQQEMTNPLAYTQTRLGGFDWSDDFVGNAYLEANITSHLKFRTTLGGKLAYWGNEMFTPVNFLNPNMKADRNNYNQNNEKALSWTLENTLSYANKFGDHNVSVLAGQGAYVENIGSTIGTTMFGLPITSYKDASWNFDIPQADRTTRTSDKVEHKLASLFLRANYDYMEKYLFTGIVRRDGSTRFGENNKFGVFPSFSLGWVVSKEGFWKENNVVNTLKFRGGYGVVGNDNIEDFKYRATVVGGYNYTIGNSGSITTGYGNSTLPNANLGWEETSQTTVGLDAKLFNDFSLTLDYFKKSTKGILRNVVIPGYVGATDAPSANIADMDNTGLEVELGYKKRLGDFNLGVNANFAYLKNEITYVGSSTNFIVGDATFQSMGPVTRTQVGHSFNEFYGFKTAGIFQNEAEVAAYKNANGGLIQPNARPGDFRWVDTNGDGNITEDDKQFLGTNIPKYTFGFTVNLDYKNFDFMAFTQGSAGSKIFQGLRRLDVLNANYQTKALERWVGEGTSNDYPRLTNNDPNKNYTNMSDFYLENGNYLRLKVVTLGYTMPASLSSKIGADKLRFYLTGENLITFTKYTGFDPEIGGQVFGIDKGVYPQARSILFGANVQF; this comes from the coding sequence ATGAAATTAACAAAATTACTTGTTTTTTGTATTTCATCTTTGTTATTCTCGGTTATCGCTGTGGCTCAGGATGTCACAGTAAATGGAATGATTAAAGATGAAACTGGTATGCCTGTTCCAGGTGCAACAATTTTATTAAAAGGTACTACTAAATCTACTGCGTCAGACTTTGACGGAAAATTCCAGATGCAGGTACCTTCAAACGGATCACTAACAATTACGTTTATTGGTTACGCTACAGTAACAGAAGCCGTAAACGGAAGAACAAAAATTACTGTTCAATTAAAACCAGAATCACAATCTTTAAATGAAGTTGTTGTTGTTGGATATGGTACTCAAAAGAAATCTGTTGTAACTGGAGCTATTTCTAGCGTAAAAGCAGCTGATCTTGAAAAAGTGCCAAACGGACGAGTTGAACAATCTTTACAAGGTAGAGTGGCAGGGGTTTCTGTTGCAGCTACTTCTGGAAGTCCTGGTGCAGCGTCTAAAGTTCGTGTAAGAGGTATTACTACCTTTAGAGAAGGCGGAAATGATCCATTATGGGTTGTTGACGGAATTGCTGTTGATGCAGGTGCAGTTGGTTTTATCAATCAGTCTGATATTGAGTCTATTGAGGTGCTTAAAGATGCCGCTTCTGCTGCAATCTATGGTACTCGTGCTGCAACTGGGGTTATTTTAGTTACTACTAAAAAAGGAAAATCAGGAAAAATTTCTGTAAACTATAATGGTTTTGCAGGTATTTCTGCTCCAGCTAAAAGATTAGATATGTTGAATGCGACTCAGTATGCAACTATTATGAATGAAAAGTCTATAAACGATGGTGGCGCTATTAAATATGCAAATCCAGCAGCTTTCGGAAAAGGTACAGATTGGCAGGATGCCATTTTTAACGATTCTGCTTTCAGATACACACATGAATTAAGTATTAGCGGTGGTGGCGAAAAATCTACTTTCTATGCTTCATTTGGAATTCAAGATCAGCAAGGTATTGTTGTTACAGATATTTCTAACTATACAAAGAAAAACTTCCGATTAAACTCAACACACAAAATTTCTAATTATTTTACTTTCGGACAGACTTTTGGATACACACACCAAAAAACAAAAGGAATTGGTAACGTAAATAATGAGTTTGGTGGGCCTTTAAGCTCTGCAATTAACTTAGATCCGCTTACTCCACTTGTAGTTACTGATCCTGCTGTTGCAAACTCGGGTTACTACACAAACCCAAATGTTGTTAGAGATGCAAATGGAAATCCTTACGGAATTTCTTCTTTAGTACAACAAGAGATGACAAACCCTCTAGCTTACACTCAAACTAGATTGGGAGGATTTGACTGGTCAGACGATTTTGTTGGTAATGCTTATTTAGAGGCTAACATTACTAGTCATTTAAAATTTAGAACAACACTTGGCGGTAAGTTAGCTTACTGGGGGAATGAAATGTTTACTCCGGTTAACTTCTTAAATCCAAACATGAAAGCTGACAGAAATAACTACAACCAAAACAACGAAAAAGCACTTTCTTGGACTTTAGAAAATACGTTGTCTTATGCTAACAAATTTGGAGATCATAATGTAAGTGTTTTAGCAGGACAAGGTGCTTATGTGGAAAATATTGGTAGCACTATCGGAACAACAATGTTTGGTCTTCCAATTACAAGCTATAAAGATGCTTCTTGGAATTTTGATATTCCTCAAGCTGATAGAACAACAAGAACAAGCGATAAAGTAGAGCACAAATTAGCTTCATTGTTTTTACGTGCCAACTACGATTACATGGAGAAATATCTTTTTACTGGAATCGTTCGTCGTGATGGATCAACTCGTTTTGGTGAAAACAATAAATTTGGAGTCTTCCCTTCATTCTCTTTAGGATGGGTAGTTTCTAAAGAAGGTTTTTGGAAAGAAAACAATGTCGTAAACACTTTGAAATTCCGTGGAGGTTACGGAGTTGTAGGTAATGATAACATTGAAGATTTTAAATATAGAGCTACGGTTGTAGGAGGTTACAATTATACTATTGGAAATTCTGGAAGTATTACAACTGGATACGGAAACTCTACTTTACCAAATGCAAACTTAGGATGGGAAGAAACGTCTCAGACTACTGTAGGTCTTGATGCAAAATTATTTAATGATTTTTCTCTTACACTTGATTATTTCAAAAAATCAACAAAAGGAATCTTAAGAAACGTTGTAATTCCTGGATATGTTGGAGCAACTGATGCTCCTTCTGCTAACATTGCAGATATGGACAATACTGGTTTGGAGGTTGAATTAGGTTACAAGAAAAGACTTGGAGATTTTAATTTGGGAGTTAATGCCAACTTTGCTTACTTGAAAAACGAAATTACTTATGTAGGATCATCTACTAATTTTATTGTTGGAGATGCTACGTTCCAATCTATGGGACCTGTAACGAGAACACAAGTTGGACATTCATTTAACGAATTCTACGGATTTAAAACAGCTGGAATTTTCCAAAATGAAGCTGAAGTTGCAGCTTACAAAAATGCAAATGGAGGTTTAATTCAGCCAAATGCTAGACCTGGAGATTTCCGTTGGGTAGATACAAATGGTGATGGAAATATTACAGAGGACGATAAACAATTCTTAGGAACAAATATTCCTAAATATACTTTTGGATTCACAGTAAACTTAGACTACAAAAACTTCGATTTTATGGCATTTACTCAAGGATCTGCGGGAAGCAAAATTTTCCAAGGTTTAAGAAGATTAGATGTCCTTAATGCAAACTACCAAACTAAAGCTTTAGAGCGTTGGGTTGGAGAAGGAACTTCTAATGATTACCCAAGATTGACAAATAATGACCCAAATAAAAACTACACTAACATGTCTGATTTTTACTTGGAAAATGGAAACTACTTACGTTTAAAAGTGGTAACTCTTGGATACACAATGCCAGCTAGTTTATCATCTAAAATTGGAGCAGATAAATTACGTTTTTACCTAACAGGAGAGAACTTAATCACTTTTACAAAATATACTGGATTTGATCCAGAAATTGGAGGCCAAGTTTTTGGTATAGACAAGGGAGTTTACCCACAAGCAAGATCTATTTTGTTTGGAGCTAACGTTCAATTTTAA